The Pseudomonas sp. G2-4 genome window below encodes:
- a CDS encoding LysR family transcriptional regulator, producing MRKIPPLNSVRAFEAVARHQSFSSAANELSVTVAAVSHQVRQLEDGLGQKLLERGRTVTLTPAGKAIYPLLRDGFDQIAQAFALLGGAREGDAVQVSTTRAFAERWLMPRLAKFNEIYPNIVVSIHASEKVVDLRSDAVDLAIRYGPVDADVQGPVLFEDRFIAVADKSICPVDRNATISDFHNRPLLAFKWKNQALEAPSWSVWLAGMKHGTTGELRISWYSEETLALHALERGLGPLLCSDVLIDDELRSGRIRRVEGPTLPGFTYHLIEGHSGSPRRSLSLFREWLLGEARSFRGNALNDLAGHQLALTS from the coding sequence ATGCGCAAAATACCGCCTCTGAATTCCGTGCGAGCGTTTGAGGCTGTAGCACGTCACCAGAGTTTTTCCTCCGCTGCGAACGAGCTCTCTGTAACGGTCGCCGCGGTCAGTCATCAAGTTCGGCAACTGGAAGACGGGCTGGGGCAAAAGCTCCTGGAAAGGGGCCGGACGGTGACCCTCACGCCTGCCGGCAAAGCGATCTATCCGCTGTTGCGAGACGGTTTTGACCAGATTGCCCAAGCGTTCGCCCTGTTAGGCGGGGCAAGGGAGGGTGATGCTGTCCAGGTTTCCACCACGCGGGCATTCGCGGAGCGATGGCTCATGCCGCGCCTGGCGAAGTTCAACGAGATTTATCCGAACATCGTGGTGTCCATCCACGCCTCGGAGAAAGTGGTGGATCTGCGTTCAGACGCTGTCGATCTGGCGATTCGATATGGGCCGGTCGATGCCGATGTGCAGGGCCCCGTGCTGTTCGAGGACCGGTTCATCGCGGTCGCCGATAAGAGCATTTGCCCGGTCGACCGCAACGCAACGATCAGCGACTTTCATAATCGCCCGCTACTGGCGTTCAAATGGAAGAACCAGGCGCTCGAGGCGCCCTCATGGTCAGTCTGGCTGGCCGGGATGAAGCACGGCACGACCGGGGAGCTGCGCATCTCCTGGTACAGCGAGGAAACCCTCGCGCTGCATGCGCTGGAGCGGGGATTGGGGCCCTTGCTGTGCAGCGATGTGTTGATTGACGATGAGCTTCGCTCCGGGCGCATTCGTCGGGTAGAGGGCCCCACCTTGCCAGGTTTTACCTACCACCTGATCGAAGGCCACAGCGGTAGTCCACGGCGCAGCCTGTCATTGTTCAGGGAATGGCTTCTGGGCGAGGCCAGGTCCTTCAGGGGCAATGCCTTGAATGACCTGGCAGGACATCAACTGGCGCTCACGTCCTGA
- a CDS encoding NAD(P)H-dependent oxidoreductase translates to MTTLLHIDASARSDRSLSRKLSQAFVEAWLERDSKAQIIARDVGHNPPPFVTEAWIAAVFTPEEHLTPEKREEIRLSDELIDEIDRADIIVIGTPMYNYGMPAALKSWFDKVIRIGKTFTFDLARGDYPLEPIMSGKKLVILSSRGEFGFGPGGVRETMNHLDTHIQTCAHYLGVDETHVISIDYQEFGDARHEASIANAFDAVPVLVRQMIEERQSQLSPA, encoded by the coding sequence ATGACCACCCTTCTTCACATCGATGCCAGCGCACGATCCGACCGCTCACTGAGCCGTAAATTGTCCCAGGCATTTGTCGAAGCCTGGCTTGAACGCGACAGCAAGGCCCAGATCATCGCCCGTGACGTTGGACACAATCCGCCTCCCTTCGTGACAGAAGCCTGGATTGCCGCAGTCTTTACGCCAGAAGAGCACCTGACGCCGGAAAAGCGCGAGGAGATTCGCCTCTCGGATGAACTGATCGATGAGATAGATCGCGCCGACATCATCGTGATCGGCACCCCGATGTACAACTACGGCATGCCGGCCGCCCTCAAGTCCTGGTTTGACAAAGTGATTCGCATCGGAAAAACCTTCACCTTTGACTTGGCGCGCGGCGACTACCCCCTGGAGCCCATCATGAGCGGCAAGAAGCTGGTTATCCTGTCTTCCCGGGGTGAGTTTGGATTCGGTCCCGGTGGCGTTCGTGAAACCATGAACCACCTGGACACTCACATACAAACCTGTGCGCACTATCTGGGCGTGGACGAAACCCATGTCATCTCCATCGACTATCAGGAGTTTGGCGACGCTCGCCATGAAGCCTCCATCGCCAATGCTTTCGATGCCGTTCCGGTTCTGGTCAGGCAAATGATTGAAGAACGCCAAAGCCAGCTGTCTCCGGCTTGA
- a CDS encoding urea carboxylase-associated family protein — MNTMASTCPGERVLLPARRGVAIRLNQGQILKVINTPGKQVVDTWAFNPEDLREAMSMEHSRPYWLKLNPGQGDSFLTNKRRQILTLIEDTTPGIHDTLVAACDPTRYVQLGVVGHHDSCNENLFQALDAIGLIAPETPSPLNLFMNVPVHQDGRIAFAEPVSQPGQYVCLKAEMDVIVVLSACPQDITAVNGMRPQAVHYCIL, encoded by the coding sequence ATGAATACAATGGCCTCGACTTGCCCCGGTGAACGGGTCCTTTTGCCTGCTCGGCGGGGTGTCGCGATTCGGTTGAATCAGGGGCAAATCCTCAAGGTGATCAACACCCCTGGCAAACAGGTGGTAGACACCTGGGCCTTCAACCCGGAAGACCTCCGGGAAGCCATGTCCATGGAGCACAGTCGTCCCTACTGGTTGAAGCTCAACCCCGGTCAAGGTGACAGTTTCCTGACCAACAAACGCCGCCAGATCCTGACGCTTATCGAGGACACCACACCGGGTATCCACGACACGCTGGTCGCCGCTTGTGATCCGACTCGTTATGTTCAACTGGGCGTTGTCGGCCATCATGACAGTTGCAATGAAAACCTCTTTCAAGCCCTGGATGCCATCGGCCTGATTGCGCCCGAAACACCGAGCCCCTTGAACCTCTTCATGAACGTTCCCGTTCATCAGGACGGGCGGATTGCGTTTGCCGAGCCTGTCAGTCAGCCTGGGCAATATGTCTGCCTCAAAGCGGAAATGGACGTTATTGTGGTGCTGTCCGCTTGCCCCCAGGACATCACGGCAGTCAATGGCATGCGCCCCCAGGCTGTGCACTACTGCATCCTCTGA